A single Acropora palmata chromosome 5, jaAcrPala1.3, whole genome shotgun sequence DNA region contains:
- the LOC141882105 gene encoding uncharacterized protein LOC141882105 yields the protein MPCLCPDELTFHRLTLSHSCFSAFATSPWLPLPLFLIYRLIAGFYLLSWLIYSGFTYGNYWFLYFSNWAFMFVTAHFLMAMFITTHYCCGSGVEDDPAGFGPRRFKSETYIVGLSFDDENDEEGEGTTYAKPEVDDNELTFWYKVSWLLFTIASVNSLVASFAYWTSDYSGGEINGVTVNENIVASVLMVFEVTFSNIPIRFLHFIYSHVFGSTYVLFTVIYWAAGGKDKEGKRYIYTRLNYEKHPEEAILTVFIMLIILQFMMHLFNFILFRFRTWLVSKMQ from the exons ATGCCGTGCCTCTGTCCGGACGAGCTTACATTTCATCGCCTTACACTTTCACATTCATGCTTCAGTGCCTTCGCAACATCACCG TGGTTGCCGCTTCCTCTCTTTCTCATTTACCGTCTCATCGCTGGCTTTTACTTGCTGTCCTGGTTGATCTACAGTGGTTTCACTTATGGCAACTACTGGTTCCTGTATTTTAGCAACTGGGCCTTCATGTTTGTAACCGCGCACTTCCTGATGGCCATGTTCATCACCACTCACTACTGTTGTGGCTCGGGAGTCGAAGACGATCCGGCTGGCTTCGGGCCGCGTCGGTTCAAGTCGGAAACCTATATCGTTGGATTGTCTTTCGACGACGAGAACGACGAAGAGGGCGAAGGCACCACTTACGCTAAACCCGAAGTTGACGACAACGAGTTGACGTTTTGGTACAAGGTATCGTGGTTACTCTTTACCATAGCAAGCGTAAACTCGCTTGTTGCCTCCTTTGCATACTGGACTTCCGACTATTCTGGTGGAGAAATCAATGGTGTGACTGTGAATGAAAACATTGTAGCTTCCGTTTTGATGGTGTTCGAGGTTACCTTCAGCAATATTCCCATTCGCTTCTTGCATTTTATATATTCCCATGTTTTTGGTTCGACCTACGTGCTCTTTACTGTCATTTACTGGGCCGCAGGCGGAAAAGATAAGGAAGGAAAGCGCTACATTTACACACGACTGAATTACGAAAAGCACCCAGAAGAGGCCATCCTCACCGTGTTTATAATGCTAATAATTTTGCAGTTTATGATGCACttgtttaatttcattttgttcagATTCCGAACATGGCTAGTTTCTAAAATGCAGTGA